CTGCCGAGGTCGAGCACTCGGGCCCCCGATTCCAGACGCAGCGCCGCGCCGAGAGTGGCGAGCTTTTCGGGTGTGATCGGGTTGTGGATGCGGTGAGCACTCTCAGTGATGTTGAATATCCGTGGGATGTCCACTGTGGAAAATCTCCTTATGGGTGTGAATAGATTCGGTCACGGCCTTACACAAAGCTGAGCCAGAGGCCTGATTTCAGGCCGATTGGCTCCAGCGATTCGTTGGAACTTTTTTGCCTCTATCTGCTTCTCCATGTTTTTGTTTTATTATATCTTCTATTCTGTTTTTTGTCTTTATTCTTCTTTCAACTTTCAATAAGATGAAAATCCCACCATTTTCAAGAACCTTCTTTTTTTGCCTTTCTGTACTCTATAAAAAACATTTATTATAAAGTTTTCATACTTGCTTGCACAGTGCAAGCAAAATATATCTAATTGTTCAAACCAAAGCCTGTATTGGCTTTACAGAGATTCTACTCTTTGCTCTCAATGTGAGAGCAAAGGCTACGGACACGTTGTCTGTAATCGCACAAAATGATCTGAAATCGATATTTATTTGTCATCTGGTTCCAACACAAAGTTCACCGGGAGCCGGATTTATCGGCGATCCGGTGCAATGACTTGTTATGTCCTTTGGCCGCAAGTTCCTGCTCGATCCTGTCGGATAGGAAAACCTTAACCAAAGACTGATAGGGTATGTCGCGCTTATTTGCCAAGAGCTTCAGTTCCTCAAGCATGGACTCCGGAAGACGCAGGGAAATAGCCTTTGCTGAGGGTTTTAGATTGGCCAAGGTAATTCTTTCTGCTTTTTTCCAGTCAACGTATTCGGTGGAATCGTGAGTTTGCCAAAAAGCCCTCTCTTCGTTTTCACTCTTAAATTGGGGAATCTTCTTCTTCATGGGTCTGGTACACCCTCCTTTCTTTCTTATTCATGTCTCTCGCGGAAATCACTCTGATCTTTTCCTTGCGGACAGTAAAGACCATAAACAGCAGTCTGCCCGAGTCAGTTTGCCCAAGCACGTAGAACCTATCTTCTGTTTCCGAGTGTTTCTCGTCATTACCGGCAATAACCGGAATGTTGAAGAAAACCTGCTCACACTCGACTGGCGTCACACCATGCTTTGTCTTGATCTTCCCGGAATTGTACTTGTCCCATTCGAACCCGCTACACTTAACAAGAATATCAGATATCATGATTCAAGTATATCCATATCATATACATGTGTCAATCTGTTTTGTGGGAGAGCATAACACGGGCATCAGCGGGAGGCCCTCTTTTTGGCCGATTGGCTGCATGCCATAGCGTACGCCCGGCATGGGCGTGAACTTATGGGGTGAAAGTCCCCTGTACGAGAACCAAAAGGTGTTCATATGTTGAATACTATCAAAAGTACGAGCCGAAGGCAAGGGCGATTTCGCGAGGAATGGTCTGAAGGAAGCCTAAGCGCAAAAGTGCAAGCCAAGCCTGTCCCGGACCTGATCCGGGAAACAGAAACCACATCACCCGCAAGCGGTGCCCGGCATCTTGCCAAGACGTTCGCGACCAACTGCGGT
This is a stretch of genomic DNA from Pseudomonadota bacterium. It encodes these proteins:
- a CDS encoding SAM-dependent methyltransferase codes for the protein MDIPRIFNITESAHRIHNPITPEKLATLGAALRLESGARVLDLG
- a CDS encoding BrnT family toxin, which translates into the protein MISDILVKCSGFEWDKYNSGKIKTKHGVTPVECEQVFFNIPVIAGNDEKHSETEDRFYVLGQTDSGRLLFMVFTVRKEKIRVISARDMNKKERRVYQTHEEEDSPI
- a CDS encoding BrnA antitoxin family protein, producing MKKKIPQFKSENEERAFWQTHDSTEYVDWKKAERITLANLKPSAKAISLRLPESMLEELKLLANKRDIPYQSLVKVFLSDRIEQELAAKGHNKSLHRIADKSGSR